The Mobula birostris isolate sMobBir1 chromosome 11, sMobBir1.hap1, whole genome shotgun sequence genome has a segment encoding these proteins:
- the LOC140205370 gene encoding Golgi-associated RAB2 interactor protein 6-like, whose product MGVTSTDPTLYTPDVLLIARPSDRQLQVFNRNLKQVSPSGSKLPTGIDSPLQLLRLFPLKLMKISIYDKKNRRLRLKLVSHKSFYLQLTGVDSRFEDEMFQHWVKLVQHIYPRGAAGSTQP is encoded by the exons ATGGGAGTCACCTCCACAGACCCCACACTCTATACCCCAGATGTTTTGCTAATCGCTCGGCCCAGTGACCGACAACTGCAGGTATTCAACAGAAACCTGAAGCAAGTCTCACCTTCAGGGTCCAAGCTCCCGACAGGCATCGACAGCCCTTTACAACTGTTGAG ACTTTTTCCTCTGAAGCTGATGAAGATCTCTATCTACGACAAGAAGAACCGTCGACTGCGGCTGAAGCTGGTGTCACACAAGTCCTTCTACCTTCAGCTCACCGGCGTGGATTCCAGGTTTGAGGATGAGATGTTCCAGCACTGGGTGAAGTTAGTGCAACACATCTACCCACGAGGGGCAGCAGGCAGCACCCAGCCATGA